A genomic region of Mycobacterium senriense contains the following coding sequences:
- a CDS encoding SDR family oxidoreductase: MPNALITGAGGGIGSAIATALAPTHTLLLAGRPSDRLDAIAERLGATTFPLDLTDSGDIDAACEIVDELDVLVHNAGLAIPGSVADSNVDEWRATFAVNVFGPVELTLALLPALRRARGQVVFINSGAGRTASRGMASYSSSKFALRAFADSLRSDEPELRVTTVYPGRTDSDMQRELVEFEGGTYDPANFLKPETLAAAVAHAVGTPRDGHLHEVVLRPAGR, from the coding sequence ATGCCCAATGCACTCATCACCGGCGCCGGCGGCGGTATCGGATCGGCCATCGCCACAGCGCTGGCACCCACGCACACCCTGCTGCTGGCGGGCCGGCCGTCCGATCGGCTCGACGCGATCGCGGAGCGGCTCGGCGCCACCACGTTCCCACTGGACCTCACCGACTCCGGCGACATCGACGCGGCCTGCGAAATTGTGGACGAGCTCGACGTGCTCGTGCACAATGCGGGGCTGGCCATCCCGGGCAGCGTCGCGGACTCGAACGTCGACGAGTGGCGTGCCACCTTCGCCGTGAACGTCTTTGGACCGGTGGAACTTACGCTGGCGCTGTTGCCGGCGCTGCGACGGGCGCGCGGCCAGGTGGTGTTCATCAACTCCGGTGCGGGGCGCACCGCTTCGCGGGGTATGGCCTCGTATTCGTCCAGCAAGTTCGCACTGCGCGCCTTTGCGGACTCGCTGCGCAGCGACGAACCGGAGTTGCGGGTGACGACGGTCTATCCGGGCCGGACCGACAGCGACATGCAGCGAGAACTCGTCGAGTTCGAGGGCGGCACCTATGACCCCGCCAACTTCTTGAAGCCCGAAACGCTCGCGGCCGCGGTCGCCCATGCGGTGGGCACCCCGCGCGACGGTCACCTGCACGAGGTGGTGCTGCGCCCCGCCGGGCGATAG
- a CDS encoding MarR family winged helix-turn-helix transcriptional regulator has product MADSESNPAEVAELAEGLHRALSKLFAILRRGDPSGAAAGELTLAQLSILVTLLDQGPIRMTDLAAHERVRTPTTTVAIRRLEKVGLVKRSRDPSDLRAVLVDITPRGRAVHGESLANRRASLAAMLSQLPTSDLNTLMQALAPLERLASGDPTSGPAGVPPARKEA; this is encoded by the coding sequence ATGGCAGACAGCGAATCGAACCCGGCCGAGGTAGCCGAGCTCGCCGAGGGTTTGCACCGAGCGCTGTCCAAATTGTTTGCGATTCTCCGCCGGGGAGACCCCAGCGGCGCCGCGGCCGGGGAGCTGACCCTGGCGCAACTGTCGATCCTGGTCACCCTGCTCGACCAAGGTCCGATCCGGATGACCGATCTCGCCGCACACGAACGGGTGCGGACCCCCACCACGACCGTGGCGATCCGGCGGCTGGAGAAGGTGGGGCTGGTCAAGCGTTCCCGCGATCCGTCCGACCTGCGTGCCGTGCTCGTGGACATCACCCCGCGGGGACGGGCCGTGCACGGCGAATCGCTGGCCAATCGGCGCGCCTCGCTGGCCGCGATGCTGAGCCAGCTTCCGACGTCCGACCTCAACACCCTGATGCAGGCGCTGGCGCCACTGGAGCGGCTAGCCTCCGGTGACCCGACGTCCGGACCCGCCGGCGTACCACCCGCACGCAAGGAAGCCTGA
- a CDS encoding amino acid ABC transporter ATP-binding protein → MTFGIHGRASVSLAAKGVHQTIGGSKVLRGVDIEAPAGSTVAIIGPSGSGKSTLLRTLNRLYEPDSGDILLDGRSVLRDDPDELRQRIGMVFQHFNLFPHLSVLANVAMAPRKLRRLPADEARDLAMAQLDRVGLKHKAGARPSMLSGGQQQRVAIARALAMGPQVMFFDEATSALDPEMVKGILQLIADLGADGMTMVVVTHEMGFARSASDAVVFMDHGKVVESGPPEQIFDAAETERLQRFLSQVL, encoded by the coding sequence GTGACCTTCGGCATCCACGGGCGCGCGTCAGTTTCGCTGGCGGCCAAGGGCGTCCACCAAACCATAGGCGGAAGCAAGGTGCTGCGAGGCGTCGATATCGAGGCACCCGCGGGCAGCACCGTGGCGATCATCGGGCCGTCCGGTTCGGGAAAGTCGACGCTGCTGCGCACGCTGAACCGCTTGTATGAGCCCGACAGCGGCGACATTCTGCTCGATGGCCGGTCGGTCCTGCGCGACGATCCCGACGAGTTGCGCCAGCGCATCGGCATGGTGTTCCAGCATTTCAACCTCTTTCCACACCTGAGCGTGCTGGCCAACGTGGCGATGGCACCACGAAAGTTGCGGCGTCTGCCGGCCGACGAGGCCCGCGACCTGGCGATGGCGCAGCTGGACCGAGTTGGCCTGAAACACAAGGCCGGTGCCCGTCCCAGCATGCTGTCCGGCGGGCAACAGCAGCGGGTGGCGATCGCCCGCGCGCTGGCCATGGGGCCGCAGGTGATGTTCTTCGACGAGGCAACCTCGGCGCTGGATCCCGAAATGGTCAAGGGAATACTGCAACTCATTGCCGACCTCGGCGCCGATGGCATGACAATGGTTGTGGTGACCCACGAAATGGGTTTCGCGCGGTCGGCCTCCGACGCCGTGGTGTTTATGGATCACGGCAAGGTCGTGGAATCGGGCCCTCCTGAGCAGATATTCGATGCCGCAGAGACCGAACGGCTGCAGCGGTTTTTGTCGCAAGTGCTTTGA
- a CDS encoding ABC transporter substrate-binding protein/permease produces the protein MNSRVGRHTERRGRAFGLAATVLVVCGLTLGGPVAPAAADWNQCAPAGVDSARALPKDLTESPTTGEDDRDTTASVEPLDAVDVGSLGLGVPGVLTVGTLSDAPPNICINPTGEFSGFDNQLLRAIAAKLGLQVRFVSTDFSALLAQVASRRFDVGSAAVKATDARRHTVSFTNGYDFGFYSLVVPPGSAIHKFSDLAGGQRIGVVQGTVEESYVVDVLHLQPVKYPGFATLYANLKSRQIDAWVAPGTLAATVIRPGDPAVVAANTYSPGNFVAYAVAKGNKPLIDALNSGLDAVIADGTWAHLYTQWVPRTVPPGWKPGSKAAPIPKLPDFAAIAKQHRSPAGPPAPKSPLAQLGDSFFDWDMYRQAIPVLFTTGLPNTLILTNSALVIGLAFGMVLAMAGISHRRWLRWPARVYTDIFRGLPEVVIILLIGMGIGPLVSGLTNKNPYPLGIVALGLMAAAYIGEILRSGIQSVDPGQLEASRALGFGYVTAMRLVVVPQGIRRVLPALVNQAIGLLKASALVYFLGLIADQRELFQVGRDLNAQTGSLSPLVAAGLFYLLLTIPLTHLVNYIDTRLRRGRRAATPEDDADLLGTTFGQEIT, from the coding sequence ATGAATTCGCGCGTGGGCCGCCACACCGAGCGCCGCGGAAGGGCATTCGGCCTGGCCGCGACCGTCCTTGTGGTGTGCGGCCTAACGCTGGGGGGCCCGGTCGCGCCGGCGGCAGCCGACTGGAATCAATGCGCGCCGGCCGGCGTGGACAGCGCGCGGGCCCTGCCCAAGGACCTGACCGAGAGCCCGACGACCGGCGAGGACGACCGTGACACCACGGCGTCGGTCGAGCCGCTCGACGCGGTCGACGTCGGCTCCCTGGGTCTCGGCGTGCCGGGTGTCCTGACCGTCGGCACGCTGTCGGACGCCCCACCCAACATCTGCATCAATCCCACGGGCGAATTCAGCGGCTTTGACAACCAACTGCTGCGCGCCATCGCCGCCAAGCTGGGTCTGCAGGTCCGCTTTGTCAGCACCGACTTCTCCGCGCTGCTCGCCCAGGTGGCTTCCCGGCGCTTCGACGTCGGCTCGGCAGCGGTCAAGGCGACCGACGCCCGCCGGCACACCGTCTCTTTCACCAACGGCTACGACTTCGGGTTCTATTCGCTGGTGGTCCCGCCCGGTTCGGCCATCCACAAATTCAGCGACCTCGCCGGCGGCCAGCGGATCGGCGTCGTGCAAGGCACCGTCGAGGAGTCGTACGTCGTCGACGTGCTGCATCTGCAACCCGTGAAATATCCCGGCTTCGCCACCTTGTACGCCAACCTGAAGTCCCGGCAGATCGATGCGTGGGTGGCACCGGGGACCCTTGCCGCGACCGTCATTCGCCCGGGCGATCCGGCGGTGGTCGCCGCGAACACCTACAGCCCAGGCAATTTCGTCGCCTATGCGGTCGCCAAGGGCAACAAGCCGTTGATCGACGCGCTCAATTCCGGGCTGGACGCCGTCATCGCCGACGGCACCTGGGCGCACCTGTACACCCAATGGGTGCCGCGGACAGTGCCGCCCGGCTGGAAACCCGGCTCCAAAGCCGCGCCCATCCCCAAGCTGCCGGACTTCGCGGCGATCGCGAAACAACACCGCTCGCCGGCGGGCCCACCTGCCCCGAAATCTCCACTGGCCCAGTTGGGCGACTCGTTCTTCGACTGGGATATGTACCGGCAGGCCATTCCCGTGCTGTTCACCACCGGCCTGCCGAACACGTTGATCCTGACCAACAGCGCCCTGGTCATCGGCCTGGCGTTCGGAATGGTGTTGGCGATGGCCGGGATCTCGCACCGGCGCTGGCTGCGCTGGCCCGCCCGGGTGTACACCGACATCTTCCGGGGTCTGCCCGAGGTGGTGATCATCTTGCTGATCGGGATGGGCATCGGCCCATTGGTCAGTGGGCTGACCAACAAGAACCCCTACCCGCTCGGCATCGTCGCGCTGGGGTTGATGGCCGCCGCCTATATCGGCGAGATTCTGCGCTCCGGCATTCAAAGCGTCGATCCCGGACAATTGGAAGCGTCCCGGGCGCTGGGCTTCGGCTACGTCACCGCAATGCGGCTGGTGGTGGTGCCGCAGGGCATCCGTCGCGTGCTCCCCGCCCTGGTCAATCAGGCCATCGGGCTGTTGAAGGCCTCCGCGCTGGTCTACTTCCTCGGCCTGATCGCCGATCAGCGAGAGCTCTTCCAGGTGGGGCGGGATCTCAACGCGCAGACCGGGAGCCTCTCACCGTTGGTGGCCGCGGGTCTGTTCTACCTGCTATTGACCATCCCGCTAACGCATTTGGTGAACTACATCGACACCCGGCTTCGCCGCGGCCGCCGCGCCGCCACGCCCGAGGACGACGCCGACCTGCTCGGGACCACGTTCGGCCAGGAGATCACGTGA
- a CDS encoding GntR family transcriptional regulator, producing MPKKYGVKEKDLVVSHILHLLLTGKLRTGDRVDRNEIALGLGVSRVPIQEALVQLEHDGIVSTRYHRGAFVERFDEATVLEHHELDGMLNGIASARAATSPTPRILGQLDTLMRSLRTAKDSRAFTDIAAEYRRTLNEEYAGPRLHATIRASQDLIPRLFWTTYQSGRDEVLPFYEDETAAIQRRDPEAARAACVDRSYLMAQTMLAELVRRRVFTPPDDVGRVVPGPLPAIADAGPISDEASLVL from the coding sequence ATGCCGAAGAAATACGGGGTCAAAGAAAAGGACCTGGTTGTTTCGCACATCCTGCACCTGTTGTTGACCGGGAAGCTGCGCACTGGAGACCGCGTCGACCGCAATGAAATTGCGCTGGGCTTGGGAGTGAGCCGGGTGCCCATTCAAGAGGCACTGGTCCAACTCGAACACGACGGCATTGTGTCCACGCGATATCACCGGGGCGCGTTCGTCGAGCGGTTCGATGAGGCCACCGTCCTCGAACACCATGAGCTCGACGGAATGCTCAATGGGATTGCGTCCGCACGCGCGGCGACCAGTCCCACGCCAAGAATCCTGGGCCAGCTCGACACCCTGATGCGCTCGCTGCGCACCGCCAAGGATTCGCGCGCATTCACCGACATCGCCGCCGAGTATCGGCGCACCCTCAACGAGGAGTACGCCGGTCCGCGGCTGCATGCCACGATCCGCGCCTCGCAGGATCTCATCCCCCGCCTGTTCTGGACGACCTACCAGAGCGGACGCGACGAAGTGCTGCCGTTCTACGAAGACGAGACCGCGGCGATACAGCGGCGCGACCCCGAAGCCGCGCGGGCCGCGTGCGTCGACCGCTCCTATCTGATGGCGCAGACCATGCTGGCCGAACTGGTCCGGCGGCGGGTCTTCACCCCGCCCGACGACGTCGGTCGCGTCGTTCCGGGCCCGCTGCCCGCGATCGCCGACGCGGGCCCGATCTCCGACGAAGCATCGCTGGTGCTGTGA
- a CDS encoding LLM class F420-dependent oxidoreductase gives MTSEFGIRIGVQLQPQHAPQYGQMRDAVRRCEDIGVDIAFNWDHFFPLYGDPDGAHFECWTMLGAWAEQTSRIQIGALVTCNSYRNPELLADMARTVDHISDGRLILGIGSGWKQKDYDEYGYEFGTVGSRLDDLAAALPRINARLAKLNPAPTRDIPILIGGKGPRKTLRMVAEYGDIWHGFTTVETYPGAAAVLEEHCAAVGRDPSTIERSAGVENNSGVRRGEGLDGLIANAEGLTALGVTLLTVGVNGPHYDLTAAEALCKWRDSR, from the coding sequence ATGACTTCTGAGTTCGGAATCCGTATCGGTGTCCAGCTGCAGCCCCAACACGCTCCGCAATACGGCCAGATGCGCGACGCCGTGCGCCGCTGTGAGGACATCGGCGTCGACATCGCCTTCAACTGGGATCATTTCTTCCCGCTCTACGGCGATCCCGACGGTGCGCATTTCGAATGCTGGACGATGCTCGGGGCCTGGGCCGAGCAGACCTCGCGCATCCAGATCGGCGCGCTGGTCACCTGCAACTCCTACCGCAATCCCGAGCTGCTGGCCGATATGGCCCGCACCGTCGACCACATTTCCGACGGCCGGCTCATCCTCGGCATCGGTTCGGGTTGGAAACAAAAGGACTACGACGAGTATGGCTACGAATTCGGCACCGTCGGCAGCCGCCTTGACGACCTGGCGGCCGCACTGCCCCGGATCAACGCGCGGCTGGCTAAATTGAACCCGGCTCCCACCCGCGACATCCCGATCCTCATCGGCGGCAAGGGCCCGCGGAAGACATTGCGCATGGTCGCCGAATACGGCGACATCTGGCACGGTTTCACCACCGTCGAGACCTATCCGGGGGCGGCGGCCGTGCTGGAAGAACATTGCGCCGCGGTCGGGCGCGACCCGTCCACCATCGAAAGGTCGGCCGGCGTCGAGAACAACAGCGGCGTGCGCCGCGGCGAGGGCCTCGACGGGCTGATCGCCAACGCCGAAGGCCTCACCGCCCTGGGCGTGACGCTGCTGACCGTCGGCGTAAATGGTCCGCACTACGACCTGACCGCCGCCGAAGCGCTATGCAAGTGGCGCGACAGCCGTTAA
- a CDS encoding alpha/beta fold hydrolase, translating to MTEISEDELAGLSEFSLLSENAEQAGVSGPLPDAERVESGTGESKISALRWGSAPPRIVFVHGGGQNAHTWDTIIVGLGEPALAVDLPGHGHSAWREDGDYSPQHNADTLLPILREHAASADLVVGMSLGGLTAIRLGAVAPELVKELVLIDVTPSALQRHSEMTKEQQGTVALMHGEREFPSFQAMLDLTVAAAPHREVKALRRGVFHNSRKLENGQWTWRYDAIRTFPDFAGLWDDVDALSAPVTLVRGGSSGFVSDDDAAELARRAKHFRAAHVVENSGHSVQSDQPRALIDLLRGVLDAR from the coding sequence GTGACCGAGATTTCCGAAGACGAACTGGCCGGGCTGTCCGAATTCTCGCTGCTGTCCGAAAACGCCGAGCAGGCCGGGGTCTCCGGTCCCCTGCCCGACGCCGAGCGCGTCGAGTCCGGCACGGGCGAAAGCAAAATCAGCGCCCTGCGCTGGGGCAGCGCTCCCCCGCGAATCGTGTTCGTGCACGGCGGCGGGCAGAATGCGCACACCTGGGACACCATCATCGTCGGCCTCGGTGAGCCCGCTCTGGCGGTCGACCTTCCCGGCCACGGCCACTCCGCCTGGCGCGAGGACGGCGACTACTCGCCGCAGCACAACGCCGACACCTTGCTGCCGATCCTGCGCGAACACGCCGCGTCCGCCGACCTCGTCGTCGGCATGTCGCTGGGCGGATTGACCGCGATCCGGCTGGGCGCGGTGGCACCCGAACTGGTCAAAGAACTGGTGCTGATCGACGTCACCCCGTCGGCGCTGCAACGGCATTCCGAGATGACCAAGGAGCAGCAGGGCACCGTGGCTCTGATGCACGGGGAACGCGAATTTCCCAGCTTCCAGGCCATGCTCGACTTGACCGTCGCGGCGGCCCCGCACCGCGAGGTGAAGGCTCTGCGCCGCGGGGTGTTTCACAACTCGCGCAAGCTGGAGAACGGCCAGTGGACGTGGCGCTACGACGCCATCCGTACCTTCCCCGATTTCGCCGGCCTGTGGGACGACGTCGACGCCTTGTCCGCACCCGTGACGTTGGTGCGCGGCGGCTCGTCGGGCTTCGTCAGCGACGACGACGCGGCCGAGTTGGCCCGTCGCGCAAAGCATTTCCGCGCCGCGCACGTCGTGGAGAATTCGGGCCATTCCGTGCAAAGCGACCAGCCACGCGCGCTGATCGACCTTCTGCGTGGAGTGCTCGACGCACGCTGA
- a CDS encoding DUF1214 domain-containing protein, translating into MGFGDGPDDAALQSAWTEFCAQLERAGRQVFKDANPAKASQRVDAYRFLTQNLGQAFDLALETRDTGYPALHAFCGPTRKLGGDCADFTYQQAWIDGHSSYRLTGTRGTARFFNVTVQGRRTPGPGVLHEPFGDTPEANLVGHQLDIGEDGRFELYLGGPERGPNWLPTTPESRKLFIRQGFDRWDESPAQLRIERIDMASPKPLPTTTDMVDAMRWAGDFVTGLMSDWPEFPFNYGGVDAEHPNTFPHVGVTDADNKRGRAAANMYWELAADEALIVEFDAHDGLWMFTNMGVFFNSMDYLYRPVSYTPSRTKVDRDGRIRLVMAHRDPSVHNWLDTQGFERGNLTYRHMLEGEPAVLDTRLVKHDALPGALPEETAMVSAPERAAAMWQRFRGVRRRYVL; encoded by the coding sequence ATGGGTTTCGGCGACGGCCCCGACGACGCGGCACTGCAGTCGGCGTGGACCGAATTCTGCGCCCAGCTGGAGCGCGCGGGCCGGCAGGTGTTCAAAGACGCCAACCCCGCCAAGGCATCGCAGCGCGTCGATGCGTACCGATTTCTCACCCAAAACCTCGGCCAGGCCTTCGATCTGGCACTCGAGACCCGCGACACCGGCTACCCGGCGCTGCATGCCTTCTGCGGTCCCACCCGCAAACTCGGCGGGGACTGCGCCGACTTCACCTATCAACAGGCGTGGATCGACGGGCACTCCAGCTATCGGCTCACCGGCACCCGCGGCACCGCCCGCTTTTTCAACGTCACCGTGCAGGGACGGCGCACGCCCGGCCCGGGCGTCTTGCACGAGCCATTCGGCGACACACCGGAGGCAAACCTGGTCGGCCACCAACTCGACATCGGCGAAGACGGGCGGTTCGAGCTTTACCTCGGAGGCCCCGAACGCGGGCCGAACTGGCTACCCACCACACCGGAGTCCCGGAAACTGTTCATCCGCCAGGGGTTTGACCGCTGGGACGAATCGCCGGCGCAGCTGCGCATCGAACGCATCGACATGGCCTCCCCCAAGCCGTTGCCCACCACCACCGACATGGTTGACGCGATGCGCTGGGCCGGCGATTTCGTCACCGGCCTGATGTCGGATTGGCCCGAATTCCCCTTCAACTACGGCGGCGTCGACGCCGAGCACCCCAACACGTTCCCGCACGTCGGCGTCACCGACGCCGACAACAAACGCGGCAGGGCCGCGGCCAACATGTACTGGGAGCTGGCGGCCGACGAGGCGCTGATCGTCGAGTTCGACGCCCACGACGGGCTGTGGATGTTCACCAATATGGGTGTCTTCTTCAACAGCATGGACTACCTGTACCGCCCGGTGAGCTATACGCCGAGCCGCACCAAGGTCGACCGCGACGGCCGCATCCGCCTGGTTATGGCTCACCGCGATCCGAGCGTGCACAACTGGCTGGACACCCAGGGCTTCGAACGCGGCAACCTGACCTACCGGCACATGCTCGAGGGCGAGCCCGCTGTGCTGGACACCCGGCTGGTCAAGCACGACGCACTGCCGGGCGCCCTGCCCGAGGAAACCGCCATGGTGAGCGCGCCGGAGCGCGCCGCCGCGATGTGGCAGCGCTTCCGTGGCGTTCGCCGCCGGTACGTCCTATAG
- a CDS encoding sugar phosphate isomerase/epimerase family protein, with the protein MTSPHKRLSVHDVTFFGAPLAEVAQHWAALGVSRLSVLDSELLDPQFPKLLQRNTYTVEAVCHIFGGGRLDAFGTAARDALLAVIDAAAAVGARVVYLLTGGRGALTWPQAADRFSALIAPCVEHAGQAGVALAIENASSLYADIHLAHTLRDTVALAEMSGLGICIELFHCWAEGDVEAMVQRALPRTELIQLSDYVLGDRALPGRAVPGDGVIPLEAFVGQALAGGYAHGFDLELIGPRIDAEGRLQSARRACDVVGAMLNRLGA; encoded by the coding sequence GTGACGTCGCCGCACAAACGCCTGTCCGTCCACGACGTCACCTTCTTCGGCGCGCCGCTGGCCGAAGTGGCACAGCATTGGGCGGCCCTCGGCGTGTCGCGGCTCAGCGTCTTGGACAGCGAGCTGCTCGACCCACAATTTCCAAAGCTGTTGCAGCGCAATACCTACACCGTGGAGGCGGTGTGCCACATCTTCGGCGGTGGCCGGCTCGACGCATTCGGGACCGCGGCCCGGGACGCGTTGCTGGCGGTGATCGACGCCGCGGCCGCGGTCGGCGCCCGGGTGGTCTACCTGCTCACGGGCGGCCGGGGGGCACTGACCTGGCCGCAGGCCGCCGATCGCTTCAGCGCGTTGATCGCGCCCTGTGTCGAGCACGCGGGGCAGGCGGGGGTGGCGTTGGCGATCGAGAACGCGTCCAGCCTCTACGCCGACATTCATCTCGCGCATACCCTGCGCGATACCGTCGCGCTGGCCGAGATGAGCGGACTCGGAATCTGCATCGAGCTGTTTCACTGCTGGGCGGAAGGCGATGTCGAAGCGATGGTGCAGCGGGCATTGCCACGAACCGAGCTCATCCAGCTCAGCGATTACGTGCTGGGCGACCGGGCGCTCCCGGGTCGCGCGGTGCCCGGCGACGGCGTGATCCCGCTCGAAGCGTTCGTCGGCCAGGCCTTGGCCGGCGGCTACGCGCACGGATTCGACCTGGAACTGATCGGCCCCCGCATCGACGCCGAGGGCCGGCTGCAATCCGCGCGGCGCGCCTGCGATGTCGTGGGCGCGATGCTGAACAGATTGGGTGCATGA
- a CDS encoding sulfotransferase family protein gives MTPRLDAAEMLAAAEAETGLRDYGDATLPERFAVAVDHLNGLGMDADGRFEAAQVCRWLLTSRLELIEDRNRYPIGAEVIESPMFVTGEPRSGTTLMHALMSVDPRARALRFWEVMYPSPPPGLAAPDDDRRARADADWREINAKMPKWLHSHPYNDMLGDGLPEDERTWAFDFRVMTPTAWWRVPMQSLVGGLATDAAAQYRLHKAMLQQLQYRRPRKYWVLKGFHGFRLKEMFDAYPDATLVWLHRDPVQVAASRTMMMADIAEGMVGPVDLHALAKMHLELTRDGVANTMSNPMVDDPRILHIRYTDFVADQIATVRRYYEFAGRKLTPEAESAMRDYLANNRGDRYGKFRYSTRLLIDIGEDLDALHAEFRPFRERFGVEIETRG, from the coding sequence GTGACACCACGTTTGGACGCCGCGGAGATGCTCGCCGCCGCCGAGGCGGAGACCGGACTGCGCGATTACGGTGATGCCACCCTGCCCGAACGCTTCGCCGTCGCCGTCGACCACCTCAACGGTCTGGGCATGGATGCCGATGGCCGCTTCGAAGCCGCGCAGGTGTGTCGCTGGCTGCTGACGTCGCGCCTTGAACTCATCGAAGACCGCAACCGCTACCCGATCGGTGCTGAGGTGATCGAGTCGCCGATGTTCGTCACCGGCGAACCCCGTTCGGGCACAACGCTTATGCATGCCCTGATGTCCGTCGACCCGCGCGCCCGCGCGCTGCGGTTCTGGGAGGTGATGTATCCGTCCCCGCCGCCGGGGCTCGCAGCACCCGACGACGACCGCCGGGCGCGCGCCGACGCGGATTGGCGCGAGATCAACGCCAAGATGCCGAAATGGCTGCACAGCCACCCCTACAACGACATGCTGGGCGACGGCCTTCCCGAAGACGAGCGCACCTGGGCATTCGACTTCCGGGTGATGACGCCGACGGCGTGGTGGCGGGTGCCCATGCAGTCGCTGGTCGGCGGCCTGGCAACCGACGCGGCCGCGCAGTACCGGCTGCACAAGGCCATGCTGCAACAACTGCAGTACCGACGGCCCCGGAAATACTGGGTGCTGAAGGGGTTTCACGGATTTCGCCTCAAGGAGATGTTCGACGCCTACCCCGACGCCACCCTGGTGTGGCTGCACCGCGACCCGGTGCAGGTCGCGGCCTCACGCACGATGATGATGGCCGACATCGCCGAAGGCATGGTCGGTCCCGTCGACCTGCACGCCCTGGCGAAGATGCATCTGGAGTTGACGCGCGATGGCGTCGCCAACACCATGAGCAACCCCATGGTGGACGATCCGCGCATCCTGCACATCCGCTACACCGACTTCGTCGCCGATCAAATCGCGACTGTCCGGCGGTATTACGAGTTCGCCGGACGCAAACTCACGCCGGAGGCCGAATCGGCGATGCGCGACTACCTGGCCAACAACCGCGGCGACCGGTACGGCAAGTTCCGCTACTCCACCCGGCTGCTGATCGACATCGGCGAGGACCTCGATGCGCTGCACGCCGAATTCCGGCCATTCCGTGAGCGATTCGGTGTCGAGATCGAAACCCGGGGCTGA
- a CDS encoding LLM class flavin-dependent oxidoreductase, whose protein sequence is MTVQPAAFLRTTLPLDLSGLAGLDSGRYHSIWLPDHMVSFWPDSLWTPEFTDLAAASPSPHRHLDGLAVAAAAAVLTERVPLVSAVVDTVRRHPAMLAQTALTIDHLAKGRFILGLGSGESENTLPYGFDFSRSVSRFEEALAVIQLLWRSDGPVDFDGQFYSLHHARLDTEPYEGRQPPIWIGASGPRMLDIAGRYADGWWPAGAWTPEHYAQMLTAVRASADRAGRDPMAITPCFIQVCLIGSDDAALAEILQAPLVKAFLLQVSAKTLRDFGFEHPMGESWRGFQDIDPAVLTRERIVEFLDNVQPEMVLAVVPHGTPKEVAKIVKTYVDAGLRVPKILDYGAMAGVKYAQASAANVRAAEDELLRLCGDLP, encoded by the coding sequence ATGACCGTTCAACCCGCAGCGTTCCTGCGCACCACCCTGCCCCTTGACCTGTCCGGGCTCGCCGGACTCGACAGCGGCCGGTACCACTCCATCTGGCTGCCCGATCACATGGTCAGCTTCTGGCCGGACTCGCTCTGGACTCCCGAATTCACCGACCTGGCCGCCGCTTCCCCCTCGCCGCACCGCCACCTGGACGGGCTCGCGGTGGCGGCCGCGGCGGCCGTGCTGACCGAGCGGGTTCCTCTGGTCAGCGCCGTGGTCGACACCGTGCGCCGCCATCCCGCCATGCTCGCCCAGACGGCGCTGACCATCGATCACCTCGCCAAGGGGCGTTTCATCCTGGGGCTGGGCAGCGGCGAGAGCGAGAACACGCTGCCCTACGGCTTCGACTTCTCGCGTTCGGTCAGCCGTTTCGAGGAGGCGCTTGCGGTGATCCAGCTGCTGTGGCGCAGTGACGGCCCGGTCGACTTCGACGGCCAGTTCTATTCGCTACATCATGCCCGCCTGGACACCGAACCCTACGAGGGCCGGCAGCCCCCGATCTGGATCGGCGCCAGCGGCCCCCGGATGCTCGACATCGCGGGCCGCTACGCCGACGGGTGGTGGCCGGCGGGCGCCTGGACTCCCGAGCACTACGCCCAGATGCTCACCGCGGTAAGGGCATCCGCAGACCGCGCCGGGCGCGACCCGATGGCGATCACCCCGTGCTTCATCCAGGTGTGCCTGATCGGCTCGGACGACGCCGCCCTCGCCGAGATCCTGCAGGCTCCCCTGGTCAAGGCCTTCCTGCTGCAGGTCTCCGCAAAGACGCTGCGCGACTTCGGGTTCGAACACCCGATGGGCGAGAGCTGGCGGGGATTCCAGGACATCGACCCGGCCGTGCTCACCCGGGAACGGATCGTGGAATTTCTGGACAACGTGCAACCCGAGATGGTGCTGGCCGTCGTACCGCACGGCACGCCCAAAGAGGTCGCCAAAATCGTCAAGACATACGTCGACGCCGGCCTGCGCGTGCCCAAGATCCTCGACTACGGCGCGATGGCCGGCGTGAAATACGCGCAGGCCTCGGCGGCCAACGTTCGCGCGGCCGAAGACGAACTGCTGCGGCTCTGCGGAGACCTGCCGTGA